The genomic window CTAAGCAAACCTCTTGCCGCATTGACTGCATGTCAATGCGGAGATACTGCATGGAGTGAGCGTACATCATCTCAATATCAAAATGACAGCTCTCAGAATGAGGGTTTAGAGTAATGGGatgtcaaaaaaataataataataataataaaaaaatactgatcCACCTGCAGAGGAAGTCTGTTACTAGAACCAaaggcatttttctttttctttttggcctGGAAAATGTTTCTATTGCCAGTGTGTCTCGGGAAACGCTCAACCGAAAAAAATCAATCCACCCCCTTAAACTTAAGACCGCTAAGTCATGCTCCTCATATTAAtattaggtaagtcaaaattgggttttctcaGGATTCCCTTTATCTTCAAAATCTGGAGTGGTGGCGGTGATACCAGTCATTTATATTAGAATTTATATTGATAAGACTGGCAACAGTAACtagttaaaaatataataattattttgaatatgaaaaaattccgttctctctctctctctctctctctctcacacacacacacacacacacacacacacacacacacatatatatatatatatatatatatatatatatatatatatatatatatatatatatatatatatgcacagatatgaacacacacacatgtacacataaacatgcataactACACAAGgaatatatattgtaatacaACTTTCAATGATGATTCTCTTATGATCATGGGGTGAGTGACTACctactgatttttattttttgtaaattacGTTCTTCCTTCATAATCATCTTCAGTTTTTTATATTCACAGTTAAGAATGCATCAAGAATGAATATTAGTGTAGATTTCACTCTGAGTGGAATGCTATAATCCTTAATCCTGCACGTTACACCATTTTCTGTAATTGAAAAAGATAAGATTTTTCATGATCCAAAATAACTCGGAAAATATATAAAGTGACGCCATTTTCAAGGAAATCCAACATATATGTCTGGGGAAAATAAAACCATTGAACCATTTACAGATGTGTATCATTCTTTCAAGGATGGATGCCCCATTGCCTGAACCATCTTATAAGGACTTTTACTTGCGTTTAAAAAGATCAACAAATTAGACTATGTTGCAGTTTGAAGTGTCCACATGGCTCGGGAAATCACACTGTGTAAGGTACTGGTTCCAGAACAAACCGTCCGCGCACTGTTCCACATGGGGTGATCCGTTGTGGCACCAGTAATACTGAAAAATATACAGTGATACGATGAGCACACTTGCACATTTTCTACATATACCGTATAGTAGATTCATGAATGGTTTTTGCCTGATTAAAACATCCCTTGGAATTTTTTAAACTTCAAAATCGCCTTATATAACATACACAATCAGATCATCTCGGGATTTTCCAGGAACTCGTCAGACTCGCCAGCATTACCTTGTCGCAGTCAGCGTGAGGGTAGTAAGTGTTGTCGACTTCGCAGATCCAATTGTTGCAGTTGGAGGTGTCAACGCTGTTCTCCCAGTTGCAGATCATGAGGTCCTCGTCGAACAGAGTACCAGGGCTGCACATTTCTAAAATAGCTTGGCCATTTGTGCACAGCCAGTACTGTAAGTAATGACAACATGATATAGCTTTAACGTAACACTCGAACATGGCGACTTTCTACAAATTACAGTGCATGAGGTGAGAATAACTTTTTCATGTACAGTTAGGATGGAAGCAAGTGATCATTCTTCACCGTGATCATTCTCTGTGGTTTGAAAAGGGTTTTGGTAATACTAGTTACCCCTAAAAttctttgtaatgataatgaagcatgatgtgtgctctctttctctctctctttctctctctctctctctctctctctctctctctctctctctctctctctctctctctctctctctctctctctctctctctctctctctctctcgttctctctcttccctccctctctttctctctcttccctcccctctctctccctctccctccctctctctcttccctccctctcactccctctccctccccctccccctccctctccctctccctctccctctccctctccctctccctctccctctccctctccctctccctctccctctccctctcgctcgctctctccctccctctccctctccctctccctatccctatccctccccctctccctctccctccctctccctctctgaacaACCATGAAACAATTTTACCTTGTTACAATCATCGTGAGGGAAAACTGAGCCGTCAATGTGCTGGGTGCAGTCAGGCCTGGGGTGACCTGGATTAGGAGTGACAGAACTTGGTGACTGGGTGCTAGGAGTGGGTGCAGCTGTGCTAGGAGTAGGTGCAGCTGTGCTCGGAGTGGGTTCAGCAGTACTGGGAGTGGGTTCAGCGGTGCTGGGAGTGGGAGCAGCGGTGCTGGGAGTGGGTTCAGCAGTACTGGGAGTGGGTGCAGCAGTGCTGGGAGTGGGTTCAGCAGTACTGGGGGTGGGTGCAGCAGTGCTGGGAGTGGGTTCAGCAGTGCTAGGAGTGGGTTCAGCAGTGCTGGGAGTGGGTGCAGCAGTGCTGGGAGTGGGCTCAGCGGTGCTGGGAGTGGGCTCAGCGGTGCTGGGAGTGGGTGCAGCAGTACTGGGAGTGGGTTCAGCGGTGCTGGTAGTGGGTGCAGCGGTGCTGGGAGTGGGTTCTGGTGTAGTTGAAGGCGAGGGCGTTGTGTACAGTCCTTGGCAATCCTGAAACAAGACGAAATGAAGCCAGTCATAGCTGCCCCACCAGAAGGCCTTCCCGCGACACGAAATGAGAGCAAAGCCTGCCAACTCCTTCGTCACGCAAGGTACTGCACCAGAACAGAGGCTCGAGCAGCGGACGAAGGGAAAGAGCTCTTACCGGGAACTCTTCGTCGGCAGGTGCATCCAAGGCCCTCTTCATGGAGCGGAGCAGGTGGAAGTCCTCGTTGTAGCACCGTGGGTGGAAGTCGTCCGTGTCAACCGTCCACACCAAGACGCCCGAGAGACCCATGTTCTTGGCGAATCGAGCCTGCCGTCGGGAGGAAATTTCCAGCCGTGTgagtaggagggatggggggggggagtatgggaTGGAGGGCGTGTCGAGTATCGGGTAGGAGGGGGCGTGGTGAGTATTAGATTAGGGAGGGATGTGGTAGGTTTGTAATGGGGGAagacaggaggaaaggaggatgtggAACGAAGGAAAGTGCGGAATGTGGTTAAGGATATACAAGAATGGTGGAAGGTATTGAGTGTGGAGATAATGGAAGATAGAGTTTTAAAATGGGGAAAGAAAGCAGGGGGCATAAAATGAGGCGGACATGAAATGGCTAAAGAACACAGGGGGGGAAACCACAGAGGGCATAAAATAGGGAAAGAACACAAGAGGACACAGCATGAGGAAGAtaccaatattaaaaaaaagaggaaggccaGAAATAAGGAGGAAAGACTGCACGGGGAAAACATTTAAACTTTCAACTTTAGGATTActcattttactttttaaattttgGCAAAGCTGTCCCACATTTTCCAGTTCTCTTTTCCCCGTTCAGTTTCCACTTCGTTTCCAAGACTGAATTTACAGCAAACGAGAAAATATCAATATcgttttttactcttttcctgtTGTAGTATTTTTTTAATAGCTGTATCAAGAAAAAACAGTAGAACACTAGTGGCTGGTGGATGGTAGCAGTTGTGGTGGGCATTAAGAGCAGTATTTGTTACAGCAGTATTAGTGATGTGAAATTAATaacatatgataattataagcaATGGTAGTTtaaatggcagtgatgatgacaagaataataacacaTACAATTACAATTAACGATAGTGTAcggacagtgatgatgataatgaagataatgaagtaTTTCAAAGACTGACAGTACAAGGAGAGTGATGGAGAACAGGATACGAACAGTAACCTCAACCTCCTAACGGGGTCTACAACTCCCCCATCAGTGCCTGTACCTTAAGTGTAACAGAGTCGGCATCATCGAACCCGCACCAGATGTTGTCACTTGAGCAGTAGAAGTAGGGTTCGTACATCCGTGGATCCTTCGTGACAGTGCACGTCTGGTCCTGTCGGATTCGCTCGCAGATCTGAAGGAATAAGAGGCATGTACAtctgctttcttttattttgtcttcctttctttcttgtgtcgtTTTAGGTATGTAGAGATGTAGATAGGTATTAACATCTGGATATGGATAGGTAATCTTATACTCTTATGGATGTAGAATGATAACTGGATATAGTGCatataggtgtgggtgtgggtgttatgatatatttatatatatatttatatatatatatacatatatatatatatatatatatatatatatatatatatatatatatatatatatatatatatacatacatatatatatatatatgtatatatatatatgtatatatatatatatatatatatatatatatatatatatatatatatatatatatgtatatgtatgtatatatatatatataaatatatatatgtatacatatatacatttatatatgtatgtataatatatataaatatatatatatgtatgtataatatatatatatatatatatatatatacacatattatatatatacatacatatatatgtatgtataatatatataaatatatatatatatataaatatatatatatatatatatatatatatatatatatgaattcatatatattcatacatctagatatataaagatatatatacatatatatacatatatatatatatatatatatatatatatatatatatatatatatatatatatatacacatatatatatacatttatattcatgcatctatacatgtatatatatatatatatatatatatatatatatatatatatatatatatatatatatatgcatttatttttatgcatacacacacacacacacacacacacacacacacacacacacacacacacacacacacacacacacacacacacacatatatatatatatatatatatatatatatatatatatacatacatatatatatatgcatttatttttatgcatacacacacacacacacacacacacacacacacacacacacacacacacacacacatatatatatatatatatatatatatatatatatatatatatatatatatatatatatatgtatgtatgtatgtatgtatgtatgtatatacatatgtatgtgttcattatatgtgtatacatattcatatgtatatatattacatatatatatatatatatatatatatatatatatatatatatatatatatgtatgtatgtatgtatgtatgtatgtatatatatataaaatacatatcacTATATCCTGTTATATGATCACTGCTACTTCCTCCTTATTAACGTCCCACTTCAGACTGAAGTGGAAACCGCTTCCCTGAAGAAAGCGCGGCGGAGGACAAACTTGAGAAGACTATTTTCCACGTTCCCTCACAGGACGAACAccgaaggggcgcgggcgttacCTCATTGAAGCCGAGGGTTCCTGGAATCCGGATGTAAGGGCCGGCCGGACCAGGTTTCGAGGCGGGGGCGAGCAGTCCGTTGCTGTTGATGTCGTCCAGGGTGTAGCAGCGGCCGTACTCGGGGATGCCCATCACCAGCTTCTCCTTGGGGACGCCGAGGGAGAGGTAGTAGTTGACGCCGAACACCTGGAAGGACGTGGTCATGATTAGTATTTCTaaggtcattattattagtattactgctattattatcattattattacgaaggAAGGAATCGGCTCCCGAAAGAGGCTATTTTTTTCTCAATGTTCTTGGTGTATTTTCTGAAGTTTGCACGATAAGAATCGCTGCAACCTTTTGCATTGTAATGGGAGAGGCTTGTCTTTATCATGATAACAGCGCGTAAGAACGCTTGCAAGACTGACAAGCTAAAGAGCAGCTTAtttgagagagaaataggtagattttcatgatcattcagatggatgataatcatactaatgatcgCATAGATATGGACAGATACATGATAATATTTTCACAGAGAGAAATAGCCAAACGTGTGCTCAGCATGTCTCGTGAACACCGTTTTGTGCGCCACTGTATTTCCTGAGAGCGATCCTCCATTGGCCCAGAGGTCCTTACCACGTTGAAGTACGCCATGTCGTCGACGTCCGTGGGAAGGCCGCAGAGAGGGGCGTTGTGGTGGGTGGTGTTCTCCCAGGCGCCGTGGAAGTCGTAGGACATGAGGTGCACTTGGTCGAAAAGCTCCCCCATCTGTTGCACGTGGTAGGCGGCGTCGACTGTGGGCTTGCCAGCTGCCACCGCGCCCGTCAGCATGAGGGGAGGGCTGAACCGATCGAAAGCGTTGCGAAGTTCCTGCAGCAGGATGATGAAGTTATCCtggaaacaaatatatttatatttaataaggTCCTCGCCGGCTGTCGAATTCACGCCTTCGTCCATGCAGCTGAGAAGCTTTCATGAGTAAAATCACGACTATTTTATTTCcacttcgtgtttttctttcataCAGCCCCGATTGTAAGACAGCTCCCACCTTGTCTTCAGGAACACCTCCTCGTGCAGCCGGGTACTCCCAGTCCATGTCCAGTCCGTCGAACTTGTGCTTCCTCACGAGGTTGACGCTGCTGTCCACAAAGGTCTTCCTCTTTGCGGGATCGCCGGCCATCTGCACGAAATATTTACTGATGAATGATAAATGTGTGGCCGTTTGCCTCTCTGCAATTCTGTATAGATAAACAAGCCATTCGTCTATGCAGAAAATCGGTGGTGCACATCATAGAAGAACTGCATTATCTGCATTAGATTTATTGTCTTTAACATAACTGTGTATGAATTGTCACAGATAATCCTTGTTGTTCAAGTAACCTCTGTCCCTGTTACATATCATATTCGAAATCGTGAGGTAAATTAGTTATAAAATGTACTGTTTAATACTCCATCAAAATTACAGAAACATCACTAAGATTTATatcacaatgtgtgtgtgtgtgtgtgtgtgtgcagagagtaCCCACTGCAGATcagttataaatatcattaataatcaaaGGGACCAGGACTCACCACAGAGTAATCCTCGGATCCCTCGTTCCAGCCGCCGACAGCCAAGAGGGTCACCAGCTGTGGGTTCTTTTCCTTCAGGGCGACAAACCTGTCATAGGCACAGTTGTTCCCTCCGTCTTCGGGACACAATTCATTCCAGACGTCCAAGACctttaagaaagagaagagacatgtTTCAGGATATGCATTTGCTGCGCTTTTTTTCTTCCCTAGCTTCCTCAGAAACCATATTTgcagaaaaaatatttttaaagaaaCTTATCagactctttttctcttctcttctctctttctctttctttctctctctctctctctctctctctctctctctctctctctctctctctctctctctctctctctctctctctctctctcttcccatctttctacctctttgctctcctctctctctcttccgagcaaaaaaaagaaagggtagCTAATCTAAATATGGAATCCCTGTACCTCAATTTCCCAGGTGTGGTTGCTCAGGCCCGCGAAGCCGAAGATGAGGTGAGTGCAGAGGAAGGGGTCGATGTCCTCAACGTCGAATTTGCCATCGCCAGGCCTCCACACGGACCAGGACCCGAAGTAGCATACAATTTTTTCTGAAAAACAGTTAGTCGGTGTGAATGGGTTAAGTAGGTCTTCGATGTCATTTATAcctgtcttttttcttgtgtatgtgtgtgtgttttgtgtgtacatgagtgtgtgtgtgtgtgatgttctaTCGGCCATATTCACAATCAATGCGAAGCCCTCTGCGATGGGAGTTTGCGAAGGCGATCGCATTGTTGTACCCACAGTCGATGCGATGCTACTGAGGTCGGCGCTGATTGGCTCTTAGAATCTGACTTTGCGACGGTCAGATTCTGAGAGCCAATCAGCGCCGACCTCCGTAGCATCGCATCGACTGTGGGTACAACAATGCGATCGCCTTCGCAAACTCCCATCGCAGAGGGCTTCGCATTGATATGCGAcgatatggttattatttttttcgtctatttGCTGGTTCGTCGTTTGGTTTATGTTCGTCTTTTTTGTcggtttcgttctttctttctgtacttTTTGGGGTTTTCTTTTTCATACGAGTTTTGATCTGCAAATAATTGGGATATACTTGAAATTTTCGTTTACACTGTGATGCACTAGATATTTTTATGTAGTTACTCTTGTAATAATGTGTTTGTTAttgctctccgttttctttcgaaATCACAGACTGTGATTATATGCTTAGGAAAGATGCATTTCTCACATCATATGGATTTACCGGTTTGTTTAATCAGTAATAAGTAAGAAGTTGtaaatatttcctttttatttcattcaagTAAACCATGACTTCTATTATTAACCAAATTAGATTTTACGTAAAACGCTACACACTAAGCATACTTTCCGAAACCGTGTGAGATATTCCTATTGTTTGTACACTTGCTTTCGTCACCACAGTGGATTCCCAGCCAATTGTCAGACGCCAGATCAAGAAAGCGCGAGGTCTGTGTAGTAGTTGGTCTGTGATCATGTAAGCCGTGGGTGATTGTGATCGAAAAGGAATTGTTATAGAAAAACAattgccataataataataataataatgataatcataataataataatagcaatagcaataatgataatgatcataatgataataatgataatgataataataattataataacaataatactaataataacgataataatagtaataagaataatgataataacaacaataacaatgatataatatagtaataataataataaaaaagaagaattaataataatgtcataagGAGAACAGAGGGCCTGTAAGAAAATTTGCATTTATTATTTGATATTCCCACGATTGATAAtactattagttattatcatcactactattcatGGATTACTATCAAATTTCTCGTTTCAGTGGTCGCTCTTCTGTTATTAAACACTAAATTTCGTTCACTAACTAATTAACTACACCAAGTGCGTAAGGGAAGTTTGGTGAAGTTGAGGACAGGTAATTAACTTGTTTATGGAAACGCGTTAATCACATCGGATAATTACACAAGACGTCAAACTCATTTTAGAATATACGAAAAGTTAAAGGTATTAAAAACGTATCGTGTATGTCATTAGATTTCAGAGATGAAGACCcgattcaaaaaaataaaataaagtaaaatcttACACATGTCATGTTTCACAGCGAATAGATAATTAATTTACTTCATCTTTTTCACTCATATTTCTCAACCctaattacatacacacgcacacgcacacacacacgcacacgcacacgcacacacatacacaaacacacacacacacacacacacacacacacacacacacacacacacacacacacacacacacacacacacacacacacacacacatacacacacacatacacacacacacacacactatatatatatatatatatatatatatatatatatatatatatatgtatatatatatacacatatatatatatatatatatatatatatatgtacatatatatatacatatgtatatatatatacatatatatatatatatatatatatatatatatatgtgtgtgtgtgtgtgtgtgtgtgtgtgtgtgtgtgtgtgtgtgtgtgtgtgtgtgtgtgtgtgtgtgtgtgtgtatgtatccatgtataaaCTGAAATATTTCATACCTTAAAAGTTACATCAACACGTTTGCTTATCTCAGTGAAATTTTTAGACGTGTGTACTTTCTTCCCGAAAGGTGCGTATCCTTATGCCATGTCCACTTTGATTTAAGTTTGATCTTGTTTACACTTAGATCACAAGAGCTTTAGCGACTAAAGAGTATATTATCTCACTCGCTTATCCTTTTCTCTGAATAGCTTTTGTTGGTTTTCCAGGTTCGAAATTAAAAGCCGTTGATTGCTTTCGAAACTGAAATTAAGAGCCGTTGATTGGTTTCGAAATTTGAAATTAAGAGACGTTGATTGCTTTCGAAATTTTAAATTCAGAGCCGTTGATTGCTTTCGAAATTTGAAATTAACAGCTGTTGACTGGTTTCGAAATTTGAAATTAACAGCTGTTGACTGGTTTCGAGATTTGAAATTAAGAGCCATTGTTTGCATTAGAAATTTGA from Penaeus vannamei isolate JL-2024 chromosome 5, ASM4276789v1, whole genome shotgun sequence includes these protein-coding regions:
- the LOC113817257 gene encoding chitinase-3-like protein 1: MKLLGLLLVFGLGVASAEKIVCYFGSWSVWRPGDGKFDVEDIDPFLCTHLIFGFAGLSNHTWEIEVLDVWNELCPEDGGNNCAYDRFVALKEKNPQLVTLLAVGGWNEGSEDYSVMAGDPAKRKTFVDSSVNLVRKHKFDGLDMDWEYPAARGGVPEDKDNFIILLQELRNAFDRFSPPLMLTGAVAAGKPTVDAAYHVQQMGELFDQVHLMSYDFHGAWENTTHHNAPLCGLPTDVDDMAYFNVVFGVNYYLSLGVPKEKLVMGIPEYGRCYTLDDINSNGLLAPASKPGPAGPYIRIPGTLGFNEICERIRQDQTCTVTKDPRMYEPYFYCSSDNIWCGFDDADSVTLKARFAKNMGLSGVLVWTVDTDDFHPRCYNEDFHLLRSMKRALDAPADEEFPDCQGLYTTPSPSTTPEPTPSTAAPTTSTAEPTPSTAAPTPSTAEPTPSTAEPTPSTAAPTPSTAEPTPSTAEPTPSTAAPTPSTAEPTPSTAAPTPSTAEPTPSTAAPTPSTAEPTPSTAEPTPSTAAPTPSTAAPTPSTQSPSSVTPNPGHPRPDCTQHIDGSVFPHDDCNKYWLCTNGQAILEMCSPGTLFDEDLMICNWENSVDTSNCNNWICEVDNTYYPHADCDKYYWCHNGSPHVEQCADGLFWNQYLTQCDFPSHVDTSNCNIV